In one Nicotiana sylvestris chromosome 8, ASM39365v2, whole genome shotgun sequence genomic region, the following are encoded:
- the LOC104215007 gene encoding small heat shock protein, chloroplastic-like, whose protein sequence is MATSLVLRRATTASALLNRLVTPVRSASVAPSVFRSFNTNAQMTTFDDDDDRSVDVDRRSDPSVSRRRDSFPSFFPDVFDPFSPPRSVSQLLNMMDQMMDTPFTAPRGMGTGVGSRRGWDVREDDDALHIKMDMPGLDKENVKVSVEQNTLIIKGEGEKESEDEEYRRRYSTRLEIPQNLYKLDEIKAEMKNGVLKVAVPKVKEDERKDVFHVQVD, encoded by the exons ATGGCAACTTCACTTGTTCTCAGAAGGGCGACCACCGCCTCAGCACTCCTCAACAGGCTCGTCACCCCTGTTCGCTCTGCCTCTGTTGCTCCCTCTGTTTTCCGATCCTTCAACACCAACGCTCAGATGACAACTTTTGACGATGACGATGATCGCAGCGTTGATGTTGACCGCCGCTCCGATCCCTCCGTCTCTCGCCGCCGCGACTCTTTTCCTAGCTTCTTCCCAG ATGTGTTTgatccattttcaccaccaaggaGCGTGAGCCAACTACTAAACATGATGGACCAAATGATGGATACTCCATTCACGGCACCGCGTGGCATGGGCACCGGAGTCGGATCAAGGAGAGGATGGGACGTGAGAGAAGATGATGATGCCTTGCATATTAAAATGGACATGCCTGGGCTTGACAAGGAAAACGTGAAGGTATCAGTGGAGCAGAACACGTTGATTATCAAAGGAGAAGGGGAGAAAGAATCAGAGGATGAAGAGTATAGGAGAAGGTACTCTACCAGACTTGAAATTCCTCAAAATCTCTACAAATTGGATGAGATTAAGGCGGAGATGAAGAATGGTGTTCTAAAGGTGGCGGTTCCTAAGGTGAAGGAAGATGAGAGGAAGGATGTTTTCCATGTTCAAGTTGATTAA
- the LOC104215008 gene encoding phosphatidylinositol/phosphatidylcholine transfer protein SFH11 isoform X1, giving the protein MQTSKDTFKEILISAGIRGSKRSSSSKESQSIKQKAKILHPPIETFWQLPPTKEHKKSTGSRTLKTIMSLSLKKGVQKSKSLRTILEGSHEPKDEQIVDSFRQLLFLEGQLPGKHSEYHTLLRFLRMRDYDLTKAKNMYLNYLKWREEFHVDALSEELNFEEFNEVKNCYPHGFHGVDRYGRPIYIERIGMVNLNRLLEVTTIERFVKYHVTEQEKTLNWRYPACSLAAKKHIASTVSILDVKDVGMSNFSKPARYLFLEIQKIDSHYYPETLHRLFIINAGSGFKVLWKAIKTFLDQRTLAKIQVLGSNYSKTLLEVIDPSNLPTFFGGNCTCSDYGGCLFSDKGPWNDPAVTTILQAMVEAEEENGNDEKNGSATKDAFGGVTDNVHIKDVYDATPSRNDTFEIARLTNQPFLQKILTLQSVVNDTKTKIQALEAALKDTKSVIEGLGQPIEELKNQIIVSNIRG; this is encoded by the exons ATGCAAACATCAAAAGATACCTTTAAGGAAATATTAATTTCCGCTGGTATTAGAGGGAGCAAACGATCTTCGAGTTCTAAGGAAAGCCAATCTATTAAACAGAAGGCCAAAATTCTCCATCCCCCTATTGAAACATTTTGGCAGTTACCTCCAACAAAAGAGCACAAGAAGTCTACCGGATCAAGAACCTTAAAAACCATAATGTCGTTGTCGTTAAAGAAGGGAGTTCAAAAGAGCAAAAGTCTACGAACAATTCTTGAAGGATCACATGAGCCTAAAGATGAACAAATTGTTGACTCGTTTCGTCAGTTGCTTTTTCTTGAGGGTCAGCTGCCAGGAAAACATAGTGAGTATCATACACTTTTAAG ATTTCTTAGAATGAGGGACTATGATCTTACAAAAGCGAAGAATATGTATTTGAACTATCTGAAGTGGCGAGAGGAGTTTCATGTCGATGCACTTTCTGAG GAACTTAACTTTGAGGAATTTAATGAGGTTAAAAATTGTTATCCTCATGGATTTCATGGAGTCGATAGATATGGTCGACCAATTTACATTGAAAGAATTGGAATGGTAAATCTCAATAGGCTCCTTGAAGTAACTACTATTGAGAGATTTGTGAAATATCATGTGACTGAACAAGAGAAAACATTGAACTGGAGGTACCCTGCTTGTTCACTTGCTGCAAAGAAGCATATAGCTTCCACCGTCAGCATCTTGGATGTGAAGGATGTG GGAATGTCGAATTTTTCAAAGCCTGCGAGGTATCTCTTTCTGGAAATTCAGAAGATTGACAGTCACTATTATCCAGAG ACATTACATCGGCTTTTTATCATTAATGCTGGATCTGGATTTAAGGTCCTGTGGAAAGCAATCAAGACATTTCTTGATCAACGCACCCTAGCAAAGATTCAA GTTCTTGGTAGCAACTACTCGAAGACCTTACTTGAAGTTATTGATCCGAG TAACCTTCCAACTTTCTTTGGTGGCAACTGCACATGTTCCGATTATGGAGGTTGCCTCTTTAGCGACAAAGGACCATGGAATGACCCTGCCGTTACAACTATACTTCAG GCAATGGTTGAAGCTGAAGAGGAGAATGGCAATGACGAAAAGAACGGTTCTGCTACAAAAGATGCCTTTGGTGGTGTTACT GATAATGTACATATTAAGGATGTCTATGATGCGACTCCGTCAAGAAATGATACATTTGAGATAGCAAGACTTACTAATCAGCCATTTCTACAGAAGATCCTAACACTTCAAAGTGTTGTAAATGACACAAAAACA AAAATCCAGGCATTGGAAGCTGCTCTTAAGGACACGAAATCG GTTATAGAAGGACTTGGGCAACCAATTGAAGAGCTGAAAAATCAAATTATAGTATCAAATATAAGAGGCTGA
- the LOC104215006 gene encoding heat shock 22 kDa protein, mitochondrial-like — protein MAFRTALRRLNSSSTLLSNFLNTRRPTGSVAPLTSRFLSYKSSHVSVVDSNEESFTINALGGSFPRSDQFPIQRGASDQYMENPFQISGPRGSYEAKNVDAGMFLRMEMPGIDKEDVKVWVEYGNVCIKGDGKKESEHEDSGRTYSANIEICSNSFQPQYMEAEMKNGVLRMVIPKSKTSQEVTGSYEIKVK, from the exons ATGGCGTTTCGCACTGCTTTACGGAGATTGAACTCCTCATCAACCCTTCTCTCCAACTTCCTCAATACACGCCGCCCTACTGGTTCTGTTGCGCCGTTAACATCTCGTTTTCTGAGCTATAAGAGTAGTCATGTTTCCGTTGTGGACTCTAACGAAGAAAGCTTTACTATCAATGCACTTGGAGGTTCCTTTCCCCGCTCCGATCAATTCCCTATTCAACGCG GTGCATCTGATCAGTACATGGAAAACCCGTTCCAAATTTCTGGACCTCGAGGGTCATACGAGGCGAAGAATGTGGACGCAGGAATGTTCCTGAGGATGGAAATGCCAGGTATTGATAAAGAAGATGTGAAGGTGTGGGTTGAATATGGGAATGTCTGCATAAAGGGTGATGGAAAAAAGGAGTCTGAGCATGAGGACAGTGGAAGAACCTACAGTGCCAACATTGAGATCTGTTCGAATTCCTTTCAGCCTCAGTATATGGAAGCAGAGATGAAGAATGGTGTTCTTAGGATGGTAATACCCAAGTCCAAGACTTCTCAGGAGGTGACTGGCTCTTATGAGATAAAAGTTAAGTAA
- the LOC104215008 gene encoding phosphatidylinositol/phosphatidylcholine transfer protein SFH11 isoform X2, with the protein MQTSKDTFKEILISAGIRGSKRSSSSKESQSIKQKAKILHPPIETFWQLPPTKEHKKSTGSRTLKTIMSLSLKKGVQKSKSLRTILEGSHEPKDEQIVDSFRQLLFLEGQLPGKHSEYHTLLRFLRMRDYDLTKAKNMYLNYLKWREEFHVDALSEELNFEEFNEVKNCYPHGFHGVDRYGRPIYIERIGMVNLNRLLEVTTIERFVKYHVTEQEKTLNWRYPACSLAAKKHIASTVSILDVKDVGMSNFSKPARYLFLEIQKIDSHYYPETLHRLFIINAGSGFKVLWKAIKTFLDQRTLAKIQVLGSNYSKTLLEVIDPSNLPTFFGGNCTCSDYGGCLFSDKGPWNDPAVTTILQAMVEAEEENGNDEKNGSATKDAFGGVTDNVHIKDVYDATPSRNDTFEIARLTNQPFLQKILTLQSVVNDTKTVYGTENPGIGSCS; encoded by the exons ATGCAAACATCAAAAGATACCTTTAAGGAAATATTAATTTCCGCTGGTATTAGAGGGAGCAAACGATCTTCGAGTTCTAAGGAAAGCCAATCTATTAAACAGAAGGCCAAAATTCTCCATCCCCCTATTGAAACATTTTGGCAGTTACCTCCAACAAAAGAGCACAAGAAGTCTACCGGATCAAGAACCTTAAAAACCATAATGTCGTTGTCGTTAAAGAAGGGAGTTCAAAAGAGCAAAAGTCTACGAACAATTCTTGAAGGATCACATGAGCCTAAAGATGAACAAATTGTTGACTCGTTTCGTCAGTTGCTTTTTCTTGAGGGTCAGCTGCCAGGAAAACATAGTGAGTATCATACACTTTTAAG ATTTCTTAGAATGAGGGACTATGATCTTACAAAAGCGAAGAATATGTATTTGAACTATCTGAAGTGGCGAGAGGAGTTTCATGTCGATGCACTTTCTGAG GAACTTAACTTTGAGGAATTTAATGAGGTTAAAAATTGTTATCCTCATGGATTTCATGGAGTCGATAGATATGGTCGACCAATTTACATTGAAAGAATTGGAATGGTAAATCTCAATAGGCTCCTTGAAGTAACTACTATTGAGAGATTTGTGAAATATCATGTGACTGAACAAGAGAAAACATTGAACTGGAGGTACCCTGCTTGTTCACTTGCTGCAAAGAAGCATATAGCTTCCACCGTCAGCATCTTGGATGTGAAGGATGTG GGAATGTCGAATTTTTCAAAGCCTGCGAGGTATCTCTTTCTGGAAATTCAGAAGATTGACAGTCACTATTATCCAGAG ACATTACATCGGCTTTTTATCATTAATGCTGGATCTGGATTTAAGGTCCTGTGGAAAGCAATCAAGACATTTCTTGATCAACGCACCCTAGCAAAGATTCAA GTTCTTGGTAGCAACTACTCGAAGACCTTACTTGAAGTTATTGATCCGAG TAACCTTCCAACTTTCTTTGGTGGCAACTGCACATGTTCCGATTATGGAGGTTGCCTCTTTAGCGACAAAGGACCATGGAATGACCCTGCCGTTACAACTATACTTCAG GCAATGGTTGAAGCTGAAGAGGAGAATGGCAATGACGAAAAGAACGGTTCTGCTACAAAAGATGCCTTTGGTGGTGTTACT GATAATGTACATATTAAGGATGTCTATGATGCGACTCCGTCAAGAAATGATACATTTGAGATAGCAAGACTTACTAATCAGCCATTTCTACAGAAGATCCTAACACTTCAAAGTGTTGTAAATGACACAAAAACA GTTTATGGTACAGAAAATCCAGGCATTGGAAGCTGCTCTTAA
- the LOC138876265 gene encoding major pollen allergen Ole e 10-like, with protein sequence MAKLNVFLCFLVFLSFTSFCQGAKWWCVADEWATDVTLSAFLDRACNRGYCNDIKSEKPCFLPPTIRSHASYVLNLMYTRTSKCPPHLGIRVQNDPSYGRCKYR encoded by the exons ATGGCAAAGCTAAATGTATTCTTGTGCTTCCTAGTGTTCTTATCTTTCACAAGTTTTTGTCAG GGAGCTAAGTGGTGGTGCGTGGCAGATGAATGGGCTACTGATGTAACATTATCAGCCTTTTTGGACAGAGCATGTAATAGAGGCTACTGTAATGACATAAAATCTGAAAAACCATGTTTCTTGCCTCCTACAATTCGTAGCCATGCTTCATATGTTCTAAACCTTATGTATACCAGAACTTCTAAATGTCCTCCTCATTTGGGCATTCGTGTACAAAACGATCCCT CTTATGGAAGATGCAAGTATCGATAA